Part of the Plasmodium vinckei vinckei genome assembly, chromosome: PVVCY_13 genome, atatctgtataaatatacaattatttgttcaaaatatacaaatgtatatttatttactttaGTTTGTTATAATATACCAAATGAACTTATTTATCATATGCATACTTaggaaatatttaaaaatcccataaaaaaattttcacgttaaaaaaaaaaaaaaaaaaaaaacaaaataatataatgtagaaagaattaaaaatagtcatatataatagggAATAATCTTTGTCGGCAATTCCTAATTTATCCtgttaatttattttttattttgttattttttttaatataaaaatataattatataaatccaATTTGTGTGCTTCCATATGGGtgtatgaaaaaaaaagttagtATATTACGCCGTTTATATTAGAGCTCCTTCAAAACCAATAGggactttttttaaataacataaaaaaaaaataataaattaatgaatttatatatttaaaggaTTATACACATGACAAAATGTAGAACAATTATTCTATCAATGTGCTTAGTTAAAAGCAAAACTTTAAAATATCACAACATTACAACGGTAAgtgatatttttatattttaagatttttttacatattctGTGCTTCGGATTTTTTGAACTACaaattattcaaataaaaattttaattgttAAATGTGTCACAATAATGTATCATATAGTTGTTAATTATATGTAGCTATATGCAGCTATATAtagctatatatttttttaatattacttcatattgtttttcccaaaaataaatccCTCATGTGAAACCTAATGGTGTTAAGTATTTTCgcaattttcatatttcaattcttattaaaaaatgtatacattattaaattgtCTTTTTTGAGAACTTACGTATTTTGGAAAACCTTTGCAAAACCAGGCATGGTTACGGAAATTTCTTGAAACCCCTTTTAAACTTAtagccaaaaaaaaaaaaaaaaaatgaaaaaaaaaaataaaataaaaaattatgacatgttcatatttttttttgtaatggGAAAAATTGTCTTCAAACCCGTTAGCTGTGGAtaactaaaaataaaaatataaaataaatatatgctaATAAGTTTGAAATTTATACTTgacaaatttttaaaaattaattaccGTAAAATAGTCGCAATTTATCTCTTTACATTTTTCTAAAAACGTTAAAAAAGGTCTTATTTGAACTTTATCCAttgtatttattgttttataaatttatgcatatgtatatcTCACCATAAACATCGTCTACACGTAGTACTGAGTCCATTTCATAAATAATCTCATTTTTCTCACAAACTCCTTCAAAAGTTAAATGAAAAACGAATAAAACaactattataatatagtttttctacatgttttttataattaaaatatgtttttttcaaaaccTTGTACATTAGGAACTACTTCATAATTGTCAGGTATGTTCCCATTAACtgttgtaaaatatttataaaaaattgtatcaatgttttttgttttacatatattagtaaaattattatacacAATTTTGGGTCTATTACTATAAgacattttaatatatatctgaaaaattaaaaaaagaaaaaatgtgtatgcatatatgtatatacttCTTTGATTGagcattttttgttttattttttttaaatacttTGGAGTTTTTTTGAACGATCGCATTTTTGTAAGAAGAAGATTCACACAATGTATATCCATCattgttaaaaattatatacacacaATTACTTATGTTGTTACACCTGATAAAAGAGAGTAAAATACGgtagataaaaaatgaataaataactTATTtcactatatatatatatatatatatatatatatatatatatgtggcTTACTCAAATTTTGCTTCATCTATGTCCacgtatttttttttgagcAATGGAGTATCACATATTGCATTTCTTTAAAAAGAGAATAGTGTTAAGgtgttcataatatttataaataaactcGATAATTTGCGTATATACTGTTTCACATATGAATATGggcaaataattttatacatccttagcattatttaatttacatattattCACATGAAGATAtagatttttatttaattcttctCCTATAggtaacataaaaaatatatgtatataattattattttccctaaattatatagtatttcatatcttttatattatctaaAAACCTTGAAATTCGACATtccaaattttattatcccCTCTTTTTGCCTTTATGTTGTCTACATAAGAAATTGTGAAAGCCATATATTAGTAgcaatgataataatgtaaTATTGTTCGTCTTATAATATGAACagcaatatttttatacatgaTGGAATTTGTTTAGGCTTCAATGAAACGcaagaatattttattatgagTCTGTGGAAATCTTTTATAATAGACAATATTCTGAATGTATCATTAGTTACGTTTATCTTAAAAAGTTTCGAgaaaaaaatcgaaaaagtgttaataaaatattattacaaatttgtttctattatattttgttatgtatatattatttttttttctacatcACAAATTTCTTTTCCTTCACAAAGCATTTGAACAACAGGCAAGGTGTGTGGTGCATCGAGTGAATCTACAAAATACAGTTTCACAAAAAAggttataaattttattttttttctatgaAACTGTTTTTAAACTCGTATAGACacttatatacatatgctAAAGACATaattgaatatttttcctattattttatatgcacataAACAGTtgattaacatttttatagtaacttttttttattaagaaATTATCAATGTTAGGGTTTCCATAACTAGCAtctaaaatatgaataaattcACCGTGCTCACATTttaatgttatattttcatttatatttccagataatatttttaaatttccCTTTAATGTTTCTTCTTTTgcatataaacattttattttatattcacaTAAAAGAACAATAGATACAAAGATGGTAATTAATGtcaaataattcatttttatagacaaaatgttataatattaaacaaatattatagtttaattcaaatatatatatactcaggaacttattaattttcgaaataatttaacaaatatgtaattataaacaaaaattatattttctcccatcaaattatttatatacaattgTGTATATACACAAATCGAATCTTAAGACTAATACCTTGtccacattttttttcatttattttttccatcatTATTTTAGTGTTATACACTTagagaaaatattattaataaaaaaagtaaataagatgataaaatatgtttatcaATTTTCATGTTCCTTTGTTGCAACTAGGAAGTTACAAGcagttaaaaaatatatgttgtatgttttaaaaattgtcgaaatattatatatactttcgTTCTATACTTGTATAACCAAATTCctcataaatttttatttacaataaATAACAAAGATATAGCAAATAAAGTGATAACcatatttgaattttaaTGATGATTTCTTTCGTTCCCTATAGAATTCTATTagcacaaaaaaaaaataaataaaaaatactaaaTCAGTATACAATAAATGATTAacctttttaaaaaaataaaacaagtATATAGcaataaatacaatttaaaaattattatatttcattataatccaaatattttttaacattattaaattttatgaaaaatgaaaaaaaaaatttataatatttcccaatttataaatatttttcccCACTTTCTATGCATATACATGTTTAATTATCGAAGATACCCGAATTAAAATGCTATCACAATAAGATCTGTTGaaaaagtataataaaatttatcttaaatataaaccattaaataaatatttgcaaattaaattaatatccCCCATAGCTATTTATAGATGCTTTATTTTTCCTAGCTCACaacataatttaaatacaataaaataacatGTGAATTTAGAACgctatttaatatatagaattacattttaatatcacataaaatagctatatataatcataaaaataaaaagttgtTAAGAGTATGCATAATTCAAAACATGAAAGTTACATTAATGAAGAATCtttattgaaaaatgaagataattatgacaaattaaaaaacgaAGTAAATAACCCAAATGATAATGAACATAATAGTAACAATGTAACAGAATATGCTAATAtggaagaaaaagaaaattccAAGTTTGGTGGAAGTATAGAAAATCTTGAAAAAACGAGCATTTCACTGATTGAggatttaaatgaaaactCCCAAATAAACCAACTTCATACTAATAAAccaaagaaaaaaaaaaaaagaaccaaaaaatgtaatgatgataaagaattattaaaacCTTCAAGTCAAATGGTTAggataaattatttattacaagCATCATTcctaataaataaatttagtCCTAATTTAtcaagaaaatatataaaaactatGAGACGACTTTccaataaatttttaataaaatatgataaaaaatttaaaaaactattttgtaaaaaatgcaaCTCAGTTTTTATTCCCAGTGTTACTTGCAATACATTTGTTAATTCATTGaacatacaaaataatcatGTAAAAGACTCTATAAGTACAAATAAAAGTGTAAAACAACGTGATGAATGCTTAGTATCATATCAGTGTAATCATTGCCAACACATCacaaaatttgtttatgaAAATACTCTACCAATTCCtattgaaaatgaaaaagacgtcacaatataatacataatgtgaaaaaatatattttttttaaataattctattttttgttgttttttttcgtatGTGCACACAACGTGTTCAAATTTGTTATGTTGCCTCTTTTGATTTGacaaatatgaaaaatctAGATAAGTACATAAATCAATAAAGTTGTGACTATCACATATCTtctatatgtaaataaaatataaaaatcatataaatttgttttttacatgtatatatcaTAAGCACGTAATTAATGGTATTGCCATTGATTGAAGTGTGttaaattatatcattaactttatttttttttaattttccatttattcATAAGAAACAAAATGGAAATCTTAACagtacattttttatgtaacaTTTTgcctatttttatatgataagctaaatgaaaattaaacCATTAATTGACCTTAGTAactaaatatacatattatattatgtatatatgagAAAATTAACTTAAAAAGTATTCAgtataaatttgtaaatacattttataagCTAAAATACCATTTAATTTCCGgtcaataatatttttcgtTTATACGccataattttaattttttaatacacactttttaaatgtggaaaaaatatagggCCTATAACATGTGTAACTAACGGAAATTTTGGAATAAagcttttttataaataaaatgaatggtcataatttataaaaaattttcttaaaaaattatgaccatgtaatattttttttatattttaaagttTATAGCACCAAAAGCTAGctattatgaatatttgttttttttacaacacTGTTACCTTGTGGGTATCAGTGGgtgcatttatatattatttctgCTTTTAATTAGGTATCAATtatgttatataattatatattttttcatttatttttaaacatatttataaatgtatattttttgtttaatcttacatatatttgtatattttttttggtcATGCCATAATTTAcagcatttttttttatgtacatattagttttttttttttttataacgtgtatataattatttctttacgTAGCTATAATTAACACGGACAATTatacattaatatatttttaataactttttttttgttccttatttgtttatttgtttttttgtgccattttattttattagcatgctttaaaaaattatatatatttttgtgtgcttatttttacttaaaattatgatttttttctttttgtaaacaattacaaattttgttttttttagtcAATTAATTTTCCgtccttttttttgtagTGCCTTTAATTCGTGAACGTGTGTAACACATTAACAGCGGGAAAAAGCAAGTTTCAGCATTTTAGTTGTAGTGAACAAACACACTAGTAATGGatttaaaagataatataaatacggGCATATTAGCTGATACTAGCAACGAAAGACAGGAAATTGTAATAGAAAACGAcacaaataatgaaaagcGAAACAATgtagatgaaaataaagagcaaaaaaatgaagacaATGAAAAGCAAAACAAtatagaagaaaataaagagcaaaaaaatgaagacaATGAAAAgcgaaataatatagaagaaaataaagaacaaaaaaatgaagacaatgaaaaaaatacaatagaAGAGAAAACCCCTGATGCaacaataaatacaaattctGTTCAAGTTACTAATGATGTTGAAAATATCCATTTAAATTCTACGGATAAAAATAGCTCAAATATCAAAGATTCTGCAAATTTACCCCCAATTGAAAACACACAGGAAATTTCGAATAGTAGTAAACGTGaggataatttaaataaagaaaataaatctaTACCGCTTGAAAtagaaaaagagaaaaataatcttcaaaattatgaaaatggCAGCATGATAAATCCCTCTTTAAGTATAACAAGTAAAATTAAccctgaaaaaaaaaaaaattcatatgGAAATAATGGCCCATTATACATTGAAGTGAAAGGGCTTTTAGAGGTTCTTAATGCGCAAGATTttgcaaataatataaaaagcaACACCTTTGGAGAAAAAGGGAAAACTCCATTTCTTAGTAAGCGCTCGACCAGTGttccaaataaaattgtccCAAAAGGTTTTCCTTTAAATAAAGTGATTCCTAAAATTATTCATAAAgacataaataaacaaaatattaaaagtaAAGCATATACTccaaaaaatgtagaaatAACCAAAAGCAAAAGTATACCTAAAGTACCTTTGTTAACGAAATCATATTTAAATCCATCGAATGTATTGAACAAAAATGAGGTGAATAACAAAGTGCCAGATTCTAACAAATCGAAAGGAGTTTTTAGAAATATgccaaaaaaaagtaagcCATCAATTgaatcaaaaataaaaccaaAAGAAATGcttaaaacaaattttattccTTTGAAGGGAGttaatgaaaatggaaatacaGAAAACCCCCAAACCGAAAAAGGAGTTTTCAAATTTGCTCATAAAATGTTACCTACAttaattaaagaaaaacatGTTAAATCTAAAGCGCCTCccaaaaatgatataaaaagtacaatagaaaatttaaaaagaaattcagaaataaaaaatggaaaacaaagtttaaatttgaaaaaaaatattaatgatgTACGAAAAGCCCCATTAAtcactaaaaaaaaaattccaCAAAAACCTAAtgttatacataaaaatatacctTTAAAGGCTGAACTTGTTAAAAAATCCAGAACATTGGTagacattaaaaaaaatgttgtaAAAAAACCAATTTCAAAATTGATAAGCGAAATTAAACCGAAAGAAAAACCacagaaaaagaaaatactACTTAAGAGTGTATCAGATAATAAAGAGCCAGTTCTTGACACTTCAGTAGAAAATAACGATCTCAAATTAAAGGATGATACAACTATAGATAAAGCAGAAACGGAAGGAGACAAGgagaaaaaggaaataaatataactgACAACAAAGAAACTACAGAAAATGATGCAAAGGTAGAAGAAATTGCGAATGATTCTGTCGATACAAAAGAGGAAAAAATCAGTGAAACAACAGGTGATATCCCTATcataaaagaagaaaatttaGATGAAACATTGGatgataatgaatatatgaaaGCAGAAAAAATTGACGAAACTTTGGATGACAACTTAGGAataaaaatcgaaaaatTTGAAGAAATTTCGGGTAATGTTTCAGATATAAAAGTAGAAAAAGCTGATGATATTATGAAAGATTCTAAAGATGTGGAAAAGGTAGAAACGGTAgagaatgaaaatatatctaacatggaaaaagaaaaagaagaagaaaaaaaggatGTTGAAGAAGCCCCAAAAatggataataaaaagaaagaatCTGTAGGCAACcttaaagaaataaaaatcaaaaaaaaaacagatttaaaaaaaggtCTTGACCAAAAAATGACTAAAAAGACtccaaaaaaaagtgatcAAATATTAtcgaaaaatgaaaatgctATGTCTTCACTGAgcttaaaacaaaaagcaACACCGCTTAgcttaaaacaaaaaacaaCACCATTTAGCgtaaaacaaaaaacaaCACCACTTAGCGTAAAACCCAAAGCAGCACCGTTTAGCATAAAACAAAGTATGAAATCagaattaattttaaaaggaAAAAGTAGTATGAAAAGTTCACCAAACGTTTTGAAATTAAAAGCAGATATTACTGGAAATttaaaagacaaaaaagATTTAAAACCTGAAAAAGTTAATgatttaaacaaaaataatgttagTAATAAAACAGTTCCTACCCCACTAAGAAAAAGTGTAGTACCTATGAAAAAGGCCATTggggtaaaaaaaatgtcatTAAGCAAAAACTTTATTAAAGGTTTCGATTTGGAAAAAAgagtattaaaaaaaattagcaGATCAAATAGTGATAAGAATACGAAAAAGAAATCACAAGATGATATCCTTTACAATAAGACTAATTCTAAAGGTGTTTCATCTAcatctttaaaaaatgcgATGtctgatataaaaaaaaaagaattagcTAAATCAAAATCagataatattaatgaaataacATTAAATAAGAGTAAGACAACATTATCTTCGAAATCTGAGAGCAATGCTCATAATACATTAGAAAAAGAGGATagtattatgaaaaaattggaTTCTAAAGAAAGCAAATtacttaataaaaaaaaatcaatgaGTTCAAAAAGTTTGAAATTAAACGGAAAATCAAGCATGCCCTCTTATgtaagtaaaaataatttgattAATAACAATgacaacaaaaataaaagtccagctttagaaaaaaatgaagcaTCATCATCTAAGGGTATTTTGGAATTAGAAAAAAGCAAgcctttaaaaaaatctaaatcattaaaaaagcaaaaatcgaaggtaaataaaaaaattaatatgagTGAAGATATGTCAAATGAGGAGGAGAAAGTTATGACGAAAGGTCCAAAATTAACTAACTcaaaaaagatgaaaacAGTGCCAtcacaaataaaattggataaaaaaattaaaaaaataaaatcagACACAGCACAAAAGGGAGGAATTAATAATGTaattaaaatgaaagagaaaaagagttcaaaaaaaaataaaacaaatgataCTGGAATGAATGCTTTTTCAGGAGGAGTTAATGGAAtgttaaataaagaattagaaaaaataaagcctttaaaagataaatggaaaaataattatgtaacTCCAAGAATTGGACGAGATGATATGGGAGAtagttttaatataaaatcacAAATGATCAATTCAGATTATGATGCTCGTTTGTTATCTCAATCTACACCATCCAAAAAATCACCAAAAAATAAGACtattgataaaataagcaaaattaatagaaatataaataatgaaaataactCATATAATCAATcacaaaatttaataaatatgaaaaaagcAGAAGATAATAGTTTAACAAGAATAGGCGTACCAACGGCATTATCTTCATCCATGAATCAAAATTACATACCTTTAGAGaatgaaaagaaatatCAAAGTATAGGAAATATTGATTTTTTGAACTTAAGAAAATCACCATCATTAAGTATGAGTAAAATGGGATCTAATAACACATTAAGAAATTTATCTTTTCGTGTAAAACTAGAAGAACCTAAAGAAATTAAAGTAAAAGGTACTCCTGATTtgcatttaaataaattatattctaCAAATTCGATAGCAGAGAACCAAgatgaaaacaaaaaatgtaattataATTGTATGTTTGATAGATGTTATTCTAAAAATGCTAATACCAATTCATGTGAACGAAAGGAACCTGCGATTCAAAACTTTAGTTCATTATTCAATgtaaacaataaatatatacaatataataCGAACCCTGGAGTTAGAGTTATGccacataataatatgatgaaaatgtCTAGTATATATGAATCTGAATTATTTCCAAGCAAATTTAGCAACGAAATTAATGGGCAAATAGGTGGGCAAGTTAGTAGACGATTTAGTACACAAGTGGGGGCACCAACAAGCAGACAATTCAGTAACCAACTAAGTAGCCAATTCAGTAAGCAATCAATTGGACAGATGAGCAGATATACGAGTGGTCAAATACCAGAAAAGagagaaaatttaaatcagTTTCCTTTGAATGGGCAAATTGATTCAAGATCATATCTTAGCAAATCATTTTCAACCAATGGTTCTCCTAAGATCCACAAAACGACAGCATGTGGCACAACAGTGACTTATTGCAATTGCATTTGAacaagaaaatgaaaaatgccATATATAGAGAGAGAGACGGCAACGGGTGGCGaactaaataaaaatagagtCGATAAAAAAGGCACATTAACAATTAGCAATCATTTTCATTGCCTAGgttttttacaataatcaaagataataaatttgttccgaattattaaaattttccattttatttattgtttcgtttgataaattttatcatatactgtacacatttttaattatttatttgtgtctatatacatataaatatttataagatatttttttgtttttatttaatatatagatatagaAAGAAAAATCAATATGaagcatatttttatatttaatacaatagaaataatgaaaaatatgcgGATTTGttttacttaaaaaatttcaCGTCATGTATGTATAACATTATTAATAGATGGtacacaaaaatatatgtatttcaCTTATTTAGCTTTACTAATTTGTTTTTCGAATATGCATGTCCAATGAAGTTTTCATTTATTGTAGtgataaaaagaaaatataatataatacaacATAAGTTAttgtataattaaatatcattgttatttttatttttttttttgtatttttttttgttattattgtcactattttatatcatttaaaattatttgtttgatttatattttttcctcaTATATGTAACTTAAAATTAACAACATATATTAGtccttttatataattaataaatattttattagtatAATTAAACTTTTGAATGTGTTTAGTTTGAAAATGTGTCTATGTTTATTATGGCATGAAAACAAGTCGGatttaaacatatatttaaataataaaaacaatataatttttaacttAAAGATGTGAATATAACATGGATTATACCATTTATCTTTGTGgataaaaagaaatgtaggacattttaataaatatggtattttcataagttaaacaatattatatttctctttttttttataaattttttccaGTGTCAAGGGTACttaatactttttttaattcagtATTTTCGTTATACAAATGGTTAATATGTTTTCTGTATAAATCTATTTGTGTCTTAAATAGAGAGGATGTATTTTCCTGATCGGGCATTggtaattttatttcaacaTGGTTATTGTTTGGTGTATGAGTTTTTAATTCTGTATGAATAGAATTAgctt contains:
- a CDS encoding ribonuclease P protein subunit RPR2, putative, whose product is MHNSKHESYINEESLLKNEDNYDKLKNEVNNPNDNEHNSNNVTEYANMEEKENSKFGGSIENLEKTSISLIEDLNENSQINQLHTNKPKKKKKRTKKCNDDKELLKPSSQMVRINYLLQASFLINKFSPNLSRKYIKTMRRLSNKFLIKYDKKFKKLFCKKCNSVFIPSVTCNTFVNSLNIQNNHVKDSISTNKSVKQRDECLVSYQCNHCQHITKFVYENTLPIPIENEKDVTI